One Nocardioides luti DNA window includes the following coding sequences:
- a CDS encoding aminobutyraldehyde dehydrogenase, producing MTPELLTGPLFDEWMTTGDVGDTTPALAPASGEVVATFRNASSGDVDEAVQTARRAFATWRRTTPADRAALLLELATRLEADSTTFARAESVDVGKPMAAALEEIAYDADVLRFMAGAARISSTAAAGEYTNGATSMTRREPLGVVALIAPWNFPLMEAMWKIAPALAAGNTVIIKPSELTPLSTLLFVQLAQEVLPAGVLKIVLGAADTGRALVDHPDIALVSLTGDVATGKKVAAAAAASLKKVHLELGGKAPVIVFADVDLTATAKELAGIAFLNAGQDCGAPCRVIVEDAAYGEFVEAYVAAVDQLKVGDPDDDTAIGPLISQRQLDRVAGFVERARASGATVLTGGERLPGPGFFYPPTVVVGVAQDDEIVQNEVFGPVVTIQRGHDDDEILAMANDVQYGLTASVWTADVGRSLRFARELSFGTVWINQHLVLANEMPFGGYGQSGYGKELSAAAVDEYAQIKHVSMKSSD from the coding sequence ATGACCCCTGAACTGCTGACCGGACCGTTGTTCGACGAGTGGATGACAACCGGCGACGTCGGTGACACGACACCGGCGCTGGCACCGGCATCGGGCGAAGTCGTCGCCACCTTCCGCAACGCCTCTTCAGGAGACGTCGACGAAGCAGTTCAGACTGCGCGGCGGGCATTCGCGACCTGGCGGCGAACCACTCCGGCCGATCGCGCGGCCCTCTTATTGGAACTTGCCACTCGTCTCGAAGCGGATAGCACGACCTTTGCGCGAGCCGAGAGTGTCGATGTCGGCAAGCCAATGGCGGCAGCCCTCGAGGAGATCGCCTACGACGCGGACGTGCTGCGCTTCATGGCGGGTGCCGCACGCATCTCGTCGACGGCGGCAGCAGGCGAGTATACGAACGGAGCCACGTCCATGACCCGACGTGAGCCGCTCGGAGTCGTAGCGCTCATCGCGCCGTGGAACTTCCCGCTGATGGAAGCCATGTGGAAGATCGCGCCAGCCTTGGCGGCCGGCAACACGGTGATCATCAAGCCCTCAGAACTCACTCCACTGTCGACGCTCCTGTTCGTGCAATTGGCCCAGGAAGTTCTGCCCGCAGGTGTCCTGAAGATCGTGTTGGGTGCGGCGGACACCGGCCGCGCACTCGTCGACCATCCAGACATCGCCCTCGTTTCGCTGACGGGCGACGTGGCGACGGGCAAGAAGGTTGCCGCTGCTGCGGCTGCATCGCTCAAAAAGGTGCACTTGGAGCTGGGCGGGAAGGCGCCCGTCATCGTGTTCGCAGACGTGGACCTCACCGCTACAGCGAAGGAGCTTGCCGGCATTGCTTTCTTGAACGCCGGGCAAGACTGCGGTGCGCCCTGCCGAGTCATCGTCGAGGACGCCGCGTACGGCGAGTTCGTCGAGGCCTACGTGGCAGCCGTGGACCAACTGAAGGTGGGCGACCCCGACGACGACACCGCGATCGGTCCGCTCATCTCCCAGCGCCAGCTCGACCGCGTCGCGGGATTCGTCGAACGAGCTCGCGCGTCCGGGGCCACCGTCCTCACGGGTGGTGAGCGCCTCCCTGGACCGGGATTCTTCTACCCACCGACCGTGGTTGTCGGCGTCGCGCAGGACGACGAGATCGTTCAAAACGAGGTCTTCGGCCCAGTCGTGACGATCCAAAGGGGGCATGACGACGACGAGATCCTGGCGATGGCCAACGATGTGCAGTACGGGCTGACCGCCAGCGTGTGGACGGCCGATGTCGGGCGCAGCCTGAGATTCGCGCGTGAGCTGTCATTCGGCACCGTATGGATCAATCAGCACCTCGTGCTCGCGAACGAGATGCCGTTCGGCGGCTACGGGCAGTCTGGGTATGGGAAGGAACTTTCAGCCGCTGCAGTCGACGAGTACGCGCAAATCAAGCA
- a CDS encoding citryl-CoA lyase — protein MAEREPYWTSSISEITPETVFVRGYRLEDLIGTSFTASVFLLIKGRLPSPQEAAVLDAILTGVLDYGLEKTGTAAARYVVSSNPSMQAALATAILAAGDYALAPENSARFITDTHAAWVAAGRPDMKAFAEQIVADARRAKLRIPGFGHAVFKKKDPRSEILRSIAVDNQLWGEPAQLYEAVHQSFIQLPGREDFPINDVGMLAAISVAVGFTPQEATALAVLGTLPGIVAHVSEEYATGKIGRVIPAADVAYDVPRRDYAEDLSAAGWAADDGI, from the coding sequence ATGGCCGAACGCGAACCGTACTGGACCAGCAGCATCAGCGAAATCACGCCGGAGACGGTCTTCGTACGCGGCTACCGGCTCGAGGATCTCATCGGGACCTCGTTCACGGCGTCTGTCTTTCTACTCATCAAAGGCAGGCTTCCGAGCCCCCAGGAGGCGGCCGTGCTGGATGCAATCCTGACCGGCGTGCTTGACTACGGCTTGGAGAAGACCGGTACCGCTGCAGCCCGGTACGTCGTGTCAAGCAATCCCAGCATGCAGGCCGCCCTCGCCACGGCGATCCTCGCGGCCGGTGATTATGCGCTTGCGCCGGAGAACAGCGCGCGTTTCATCACCGACACCCACGCTGCTTGGGTCGCGGCAGGCCGTCCGGACATGAAGGCCTTCGCCGAGCAGATCGTGGCTGATGCGCGGCGGGCCAAGCTGCGAATCCCTGGCTTCGGGCACGCCGTGTTCAAGAAGAAGGACCCGCGGTCCGAGATCCTGCGCTCCATCGCCGTGGACAACCAGCTCTGGGGTGAGCCGGCGCAGTTGTACGAAGCGGTCCACCAATCCTTCATTCAGCTTCCGGGCCGTGAGGACTTTCCAATCAACGACGTTGGCATGCTTGCCGCCATCTCCGTTGCCGTCGGCTTCACGCCTCAGGAGGCCACTGCGTTGGCCGTGCTGGGCACCCTCCCCGGCATCGTCGCCCACGTCTCGGAGGAGTACGCGACCGGCAAGATCGGACGCGTTATCCCTGCGGCCGATGTCGCCTACGACGTGCCGCGCCGTGACTATGCCGAGGACCTGTCGGCGGCCGGCTGGGCCGCCGACGATGGCATCTGA
- a CDS encoding MaoC/PaaZ C-terminal domain-containing protein, whose translation MSQTHAALSTSVDRGLYFDDFAVGQAWISPARTITEADIVNFAGISGDYNPLHTDEEFAKQTQFGGRLFHGPGVFAVATGLESRLGIKEGTAIAFLGMTWSLKGAVQIGDTIHVEEQVAELRPSQSKPDRGIVVFDVQVKNQRGETCHDGQWLVMFSRRDT comes from the coding sequence ATGAGCCAGACCCACGCAGCACTGTCCACTTCGGTCGACCGCGGCCTCTACTTCGACGACTTCGCCGTGGGACAGGCGTGGATCTCCCCGGCGCGCACGATTACCGAGGCGGACATCGTCAACTTTGCGGGCATCTCGGGCGACTACAATCCTCTGCACACCGACGAGGAGTTCGCGAAGCAGACCCAGTTCGGCGGCCGCCTGTTTCACGGGCCGGGAGTCTTCGCGGTGGCGACTGGCCTCGAGTCGCGACTCGGCATCAAGGAGGGCACTGCGATCGCCTTCCTCGGCATGACCTGGAGCCTCAAGGGTGCCGTGCAAATCGGCGACACCATTCATGTGGAGGAGCAGGTGGCCGAGCTTCGGCCGTCCCAGTCCAAGCCCGACCGGGGCATCGTCGTCTTCGACGTCCAGGTCAAGAACCAGCGCGGGGAGACCTGCCACGATGGGCAGTGGCTCGTGATGTTCTCGCGCCGCGACACCTGA
- a CDS encoding PucR family transcriptional regulator, producing the protein MNADTPSYELGALLSDLEAPRVLVDAGHVTRLLTGVIVWAPGDYLPDDPARIIVCTGLGGDADQLGPVLALTAARVIILTGDEIHFSAPNGVDAQPHTLISTASSAGHVAAVVGRLTQTMDESVSRRLASLQRTLSQALTDPVPIPALLNRLKRVTNATSAVIDQRGAILHSTGPVPRALLFERISSTPADTQSLSIDGWRGVATRIADLTFDDQHSGWLVLTSRRPDFPDTYSTSAAHVAASLIEASQRMSVVAREQERAIRASVLEQALALRHERRDNELTARIAGFGITFEAEVRVAVAILSRSPRADQRQQARESLLNDLLRLMTAAGHPALLTTRGNGVTMLIQCSSSTLQRVLAAHQDDLPPLHVGIGRPLTRSEGVEGVADSFHDAQLAARTIRRVAVSQRVMAYEDFDFATRLFADVGLDRMVEWAKDFLSPLAERETLMSGLRAYFELDQNINLAAESLSIHHNSLRYRLAKVEELLTINLKQPAAISSIFLALTAIDLTRQPRTIRPRTDAPASDIGDVAASAAGTQMGTDHPSGPGAVIPSES; encoded by the coding sequence TTGAACGCCGACACGCCTTCGTATGAGTTGGGTGCCTTGCTCTCCGATCTGGAAGCCCCGCGCGTCTTGGTCGACGCAGGCCACGTGACGCGCTTGCTCACTGGCGTCATCGTGTGGGCTCCGGGTGATTATCTACCGGACGATCCCGCGAGAATCATCGTCTGCACCGGTCTCGGGGGCGATGCGGATCAACTAGGCCCCGTGCTGGCGCTAACGGCGGCCCGCGTCATCATCCTCACAGGTGACGAGATCCACTTCTCGGCCCCGAACGGCGTGGATGCGCAGCCGCACACCCTGATCTCGACGGCCAGCTCTGCCGGTCATGTGGCTGCGGTCGTCGGTCGTTTGACGCAAACCATGGACGAGTCCGTGTCGCGCCGGCTCGCATCGCTTCAACGAACGTTGAGTCAGGCGCTGACAGACCCGGTCCCGATCCCGGCGCTACTCAACCGCCTCAAGCGCGTCACAAACGCCACGTCCGCCGTTATCGACCAGCGCGGAGCCATTCTGCACTCAACCGGGCCGGTCCCCCGCGCCCTGCTGTTCGAGCGCATCTCGTCGACCCCGGCGGATACGCAGTCCTTGAGCATCGACGGGTGGCGTGGCGTCGCGACCCGCATCGCCGATCTAACCTTCGACGACCAGCACAGCGGATGGCTCGTGCTGACGAGTCGGCGACCGGACTTCCCGGATACCTACTCGACCTCGGCTGCGCACGTCGCCGCCAGCTTGATCGAGGCCAGCCAGCGAATGTCGGTCGTGGCCAGAGAGCAGGAGCGCGCCATCCGAGCGTCGGTGCTCGAGCAGGCGCTGGCCCTGCGTCACGAGCGTCGCGACAACGAGCTAACCGCCCGCATTGCCGGATTCGGCATCACGTTCGAGGCCGAGGTCAGGGTAGCGGTCGCGATACTGTCGCGCTCTCCCCGCGCCGACCAGCGACAGCAGGCACGCGAGTCGCTGCTCAACGACCTCCTTCGGCTGATGACCGCGGCCGGGCACCCCGCGCTTCTGACCACCAGGGGCAACGGGGTCACGATGCTGATCCAGTGCAGCTCCTCCACGCTCCAGCGTGTGCTGGCCGCCCACCAGGACGACCTCCCGCCGCTGCACGTCGGGATCGGTCGTCCGCTAACGCGGTCAGAAGGTGTCGAAGGGGTGGCTGACTCCTTTCACGACGCGCAGCTGGCCGCACGTACCATCCGACGAGTTGCCGTCAGTCAAAGAGTGATGGCGTACGAGGACTTCGACTTTGCGACGCGCCTGTTCGCCGATGTGGGACTCGACCGGATGGTTGAGTGGGCCAAGGACTTCCTCAGCCCGCTGGCAGAGAGGGAAACCTTGATGTCAGGCCTCCGCGCCTACTTCGAGCTCGATCAGAACATCAACCTGGCCGCAGAGTCGCTGAGCATCCATCACAACTCACTGCGGTATCGCCTCGCTAAGGTCGAAGAGCTTCTGACGATCAACTTGAAACAACCTGCCGCCATCTCGTCGATCTTTCTTGCGCTCACGGCGATCGACCTGACACGCCAACCGCGCACCATCCGCCCAAGAACCGACGCGCCGGCATCCGACATCGGGGATGTTGCTGCCTCTGCCGCTGGCACCCAGATGGGAACCGACCACCCGTCCGGTCCTGGTGCCGTGATCCCCTCAGAAAGTTGA
- a CDS encoding tartrate dehydrogenase: MKTYTIDVIAGDGIGQEVMPAAIRAIEAIAVSEEFSVTWRERDWGSERYLADGQMMPSDGLDQLASGDAIFLGAVGAPGIPDHVTLWGLLIPIRRAFLQYINLRPARHLAGVTSQVLGAEELDAVVVRENVEGEYSEIGGRAYDGRPEAMAIQQTVFTRAGVERVSRYAAKLAATRSGRLISATKSNGIIHTGPFWDEIVRETSSEVGGVELESVLIDALAARAVTRPASLDVIVASNLFGDILSDLLSAVSGSIGIAPSANLNPPRDHPSMFEPVHGSAPDIAGMGVANPVGQMWAGAMMLDHLGEPDAARRLEAAFEGALASGVSTRDLGGTASTADFTDAVIDRIT; the protein is encoded by the coding sequence ATGAAGACCTACACGATCGACGTCATCGCTGGCGACGGCATCGGCCAGGAAGTGATGCCGGCGGCGATTCGCGCCATCGAGGCGATTGCCGTCTCGGAGGAGTTTTCCGTCACCTGGCGTGAGCGGGACTGGGGATCGGAGCGCTATCTGGCCGATGGCCAGATGATGCCTAGCGACGGGCTGGACCAGCTCGCATCCGGTGACGCCATCTTCTTGGGCGCCGTAGGAGCGCCGGGGATCCCCGACCACGTCACGCTATGGGGTCTGCTTATCCCGATCCGTCGAGCCTTCCTGCAGTACATCAATCTGCGCCCGGCCCGGCACCTGGCCGGGGTCACATCACAAGTCCTCGGTGCCGAAGAACTCGATGCGGTGGTCGTTCGTGAGAACGTCGAGGGTGAGTACTCCGAGATCGGTGGCCGCGCATACGACGGACGTCCGGAGGCCATGGCCATCCAGCAGACGGTCTTCACCCGTGCTGGAGTCGAGAGGGTCTCGAGGTACGCCGCAAAGCTCGCGGCGACCCGCTCCGGCCGCTTGATTTCTGCCACGAAGTCGAACGGGATCATCCACACGGGTCCGTTCTGGGACGAAATCGTACGCGAGACATCCTCCGAGGTCGGGGGAGTGGAGCTCGAGTCGGTGCTGATCGACGCTCTGGCCGCTCGGGCTGTGACCCGACCGGCATCGCTCGACGTCATCGTCGCCTCGAACCTATTCGGTGACATCTTGTCCGATCTGTTGTCGGCAGTGTCGGGGTCCATCGGCATCGCGCCGTCGGCGAATCTGAATCCGCCGCGCGACCATCCGTCGATGTTCGAACCGGTGCACGGGTCGGCGCCTGACATCGCAGGTATGGGCGTGGCGAACCCGGTGGGTCAGATGTGGGCTGGGGCGATGATGCTCGACCACCTTGGCGAGCCGGACGCGGCCCGGCGCCTCGAAGCCGCGTTCGAGGGCGCGCTCGCGAGCGGCGTGAGCACCCGCGATCTTGGCGGCACGGCGTCGACGGCGGACTTCACCGACGCCGTGATCGACCGGATCACGTAG
- a CDS encoding nitrilase-related carbon-nitrogen hydrolase codes for MSKLSVATAQMELRSEKSVQGFTAHVEDVVQRAVDAGAELIVLPELASTGLLGSISDHQVTSETVRDDYWHALTAMTDNIVHSMSEFAVRHGVTLLGGSHNRIDKAGHLRNTAYVLHPDGAVDIQDKIHLTPQEHAMGTRGGDELLVTKIGPFTAGVLICADIQFPELSRHLVSRGVDLILCPSLTWNRRGVHRVRTGSQARAIENQLYVVMSPLVGCSGLPTDAPMHAVGRAVVTTPVDKNVGLNDGVLAEGTTGGEELVTAVLDREVLLASRANPEAPGLSLRRRDLYAQLDR; via the coding sequence GTGTCGAAACTGTCCGTCGCCACAGCTCAGATGGAGCTGCGATCCGAGAAGTCCGTCCAAGGCTTCACGGCCCACGTCGAGGACGTGGTCCAGCGGGCTGTGGACGCCGGGGCTGAGTTGATCGTGCTCCCGGAGCTCGCGAGCACTGGACTACTGGGCTCGATCTCCGACCACCAGGTCACGAGCGAGACCGTGCGCGATGACTATTGGCACGCCTTGACCGCCATGACGGACAATATTGTGCATTCGATGTCGGAATTCGCCGTCCGGCACGGCGTGACCCTGCTCGGCGGGAGTCACAACCGGATCGACAAGGCCGGGCACCTACGCAACACCGCCTACGTGCTTCACCCGGACGGGGCGGTCGACATTCAGGACAAGATCCACCTGACCCCGCAGGAGCACGCGATGGGGACACGTGGTGGCGACGAGCTTCTGGTAACGAAGATCGGACCGTTCACTGCCGGTGTACTGATCTGCGCAGACATCCAGTTTCCCGAGCTCTCACGACACTTGGTGAGCCGGGGCGTGGACCTCATCCTCTGTCCGTCCCTGACGTGGAATCGGCGCGGTGTGCACCGCGTCCGCACCGGTAGCCAGGCGCGGGCGATCGAGAACCAGTTGTACGTCGTGATGTCTCCCCTGGTCGGCTGCAGCGGCTTGCCGACCGACGCGCCGATGCACGCGGTCGGGCGGGCCGTCGTGACGACACCGGTCGACAAGAACGTCGGCCTGAACGACGGAGTGCTGGCCGAGGGGACGACCGGTGGAGAGGAGCTTGTGACTGCAGTTCTCGATCGTGAGGTGCTGTTGGCGTCCAGAGCCAATCCTGAGGCTCCCGGTCTGTCGCTTCGTCGTCGGGACCTCTACGCACAACTCGACAGGTAG
- a CDS encoding NAD(P)/FAD-dependent oxidoreductase, whose translation MSSAETLASADIAVVGAGAAGLCTAWELRRRGFTVAVVEQRFPTYGSSGRNPGCLWIQTRRVGLELALARAGRAKYDDFAAEFGDVFDYRREGGLFFWETEEQGAIMDDYARDRRAAGVEVEVLTHTQAREHTPILPATAIGAVFCAEDAQIDSLGFITAMESACTRAGVQIFRNTTALTTLREGDHAVGVRTVRGVVRASGVVWATGAWASTLKDEGLEVSMSTTRVGQMMMQPVEAQSGGILHGPRGVDGCGALADLPSFEASRFAPPISSRPIADGVAYDDTMALNRGGSLYVGHSIDGRGSLNPHISLESTELMVAAGRDRYPRYSGMGVMGLWAGLGTETADGLPIVGRDDGAYLNVAHAWGVASAPVCAQVLAELITGEDSEFAEGLSPQRAALTRDS comes from the coding sequence ATGAGCAGTGCGGAGACGCTGGCGTCTGCGGACATCGCCGTCGTGGGGGCAGGCGCAGCTGGCTTGTGCACCGCCTGGGAGCTCCGACGCCGGGGGTTCACCGTAGCCGTAGTCGAGCAACGGTTTCCGACCTACGGCAGTTCCGGTCGAAATCCAGGGTGCCTGTGGATCCAGACCCGGCGGGTAGGACTGGAGCTTGCCCTGGCGCGGGCCGGACGGGCAAAGTACGACGACTTCGCAGCGGAGTTTGGTGACGTCTTCGACTACCGCCGCGAAGGAGGCCTGTTCTTCTGGGAGACCGAAGAGCAAGGTGCGATCATGGATGACTACGCCAGGGATCGCCGCGCGGCAGGCGTCGAGGTCGAGGTTTTGACCCATACGCAGGCCCGCGAGCACACGCCAATCCTTCCCGCGACCGCTATCGGCGCTGTATTTTGCGCCGAGGACGCGCAGATCGATTCCCTCGGTTTCATCACTGCGATGGAATCTGCCTGCACCCGCGCAGGTGTGCAGATCTTCCGCAACACGACGGCACTGACGACCCTTCGCGAAGGGGATCACGCCGTCGGCGTCCGAACCGTTCGCGGAGTGGTGCGAGCCTCCGGCGTCGTCTGGGCGACCGGTGCGTGGGCATCAACCTTGAAGGACGAGGGGCTGGAGGTCTCGATGTCCACGACCCGCGTCGGCCAGATGATGATGCAACCCGTCGAGGCGCAATCCGGAGGCATCCTGCACGGGCCGCGCGGTGTAGACGGATGCGGCGCCCTGGCGGACCTCCCAAGCTTTGAGGCCTCGCGATTCGCGCCCCCGATCAGCTCGCGGCCGATCGCCGACGGTGTGGCCTACGACGACACGATGGCGCTCAACCGCGGCGGCTCGCTGTACGTCGGACACAGCATCGACGGTCGTGGCTCCTTGAACCCACACATCAGCCTGGAGTCGACCGAGCTGATGGTCGCTGCGGGACGGGACCGTTACCCCAGATACTCAGGAATGGGAGTGATGGGCCTGTGGGCCGGGCTCGGCACAGAAACGGCCGACGGGCTGCCCATCGTGGGGCGCGACGACGGCGCCTACCTGAATGTCGCTCACGCATGGGGCGTGGCGAGTGCGCCGGTCTGCGCTCAGGTGCTCGCCGAGCTCATCACAGGCGAGGACAGCGAGTTCGCGGAGGGCCTCAGCCCGCAGCGCGCCGCACTGACCCGCGACTCGTGA
- a CDS encoding MaoC/PaaZ C-terminal domain-containing protein, whose product MSASTVPVENVRTGLMFEEFYVGQNWVSPSRTITDADIVNFAGLSGDFHPLHTDEEFARSTSLDGRVFHGPGVYAVAIGLESRLGIKEGTAIAYLGMDWNLRAPVMAGDTIRVEQVVAASRASTSKPDRGIVTFDVTVKNQRDEVCQEGQWFVMFTRGQLAT is encoded by the coding sequence GTGAGCGCAAGCACGGTCCCTGTAGAGAACGTCCGGACCGGACTCATGTTCGAAGAGTTCTATGTCGGCCAGAACTGGGTATCACCCTCGCGCACCATAACTGACGCCGACATAGTCAACTTCGCTGGTCTTTCCGGTGACTTCCACCCCCTGCATACGGACGAGGAGTTCGCGCGATCCACGTCGCTCGATGGACGCGTGTTCCACGGCCCCGGGGTGTACGCGGTGGCCATCGGTCTCGAGTCGAGGCTGGGTATCAAGGAGGGGACGGCGATCGCCTACCTCGGCATGGACTGGAACCTGCGGGCACCCGTCATGGCCGGCGACACGATCCGCGTCGAGCAGGTCGTCGCCGCCTCGCGGGCATCCACCTCGAAGCCCGATCGCGGCATCGTGACCTTTGACGTGACGGTCAAGAACCAACGCGATGAAGTGTGTCAAGAAGGTCAGTGGTTCGTAATGTTCACTCGCGGACAGCTCGCAACCTGA
- a CDS encoding polysaccharide deacetylase family protein, which yields MPLNLPDQHRLAVCLSPDFDAQSVWSGTFRSTSQTDLSRGEFGAEVGAPRLLETFDRYGITTTWCVPTHTMQTFPHAMQAVVDAGHEIAAHGVYHEYVPKLDPDEERRLLELQINQHINLIGVRPRGYRSPALDHTAVTLQLLEEHGFEWDSSLMGRDFYPYRPRVVTHVDNEAGNTFGPPSAVLELPVSWSLDDFPELEMFKGSPIQQSHDVLLSRWKDAFDFAYDRCPGGLMTWTLHPQTIGRAQNLLMLERFLDHVSQHDDIWFPTLSQAHDAWVDPEVPAGI from the coding sequence ATGCCGCTGAACCTGCCCGACCAGCACCGGCTCGCCGTATGCCTCAGCCCCGACTTCGATGCTCAGAGTGTGTGGTCCGGGACTTTCCGTTCGACGTCGCAGACTGACCTGTCGCGCGGCGAGTTCGGTGCGGAAGTGGGAGCGCCGCGACTGCTCGAGACATTCGACCGCTACGGCATCACGACGACCTGGTGCGTACCCACGCACACCATGCAGACATTCCCACACGCGATGCAGGCCGTGGTAGACGCGGGCCACGAGATCGCGGCGCACGGCGTCTATCACGAATACGTCCCCAAGCTGGATCCCGACGAGGAACGGCGACTACTTGAACTTCAGATCAACCAGCACATAAACCTCATCGGCGTACGTCCGCGGGGGTACCGGTCGCCCGCGCTCGACCACACCGCTGTCACCCTCCAGCTGCTGGAGGAGCACGGGTTCGAGTGGGACTCGTCGTTGATGGGGCGTGACTTCTACCCGTACCGGCCGCGGGTCGTGACTCATGTGGATAACGAGGCCGGCAACACGTTCGGTCCCCCCAGCGCGGTGCTGGAGCTGCCCGTGTCGTGGTCGCTCGACGACTTCCCGGAGCTGGAGATGTTCAAGGGAAGCCCTATCCAGCAGTCGCATGACGTTTTGCTGTCGCGCTGGAAGGACGCGTTCGATTTTGCTTACGATCGTTGCCCGGGTGGTCTGATGACGTGGACCTTGCACCCTCAGACGATCGGCCGCGCGCAGAACCTGCTGATGCTGGAGCGTTTCCTCGACCATGTCTCGCAGCACGACGACATCTGGTTCCCAACGCTTTCCCAGGCCCACGACGCGTGGGTCGATCCAGAGGTTCCTGCCGGTATCTGA
- a CDS encoding APC family permease yields MSAVKEPAGVGIVETDQPRALRGNMGILELIFTVVAYNGPVVVFLGFIPAAILLGNGVGTPVTILLCGVVVTMVAVGLLKMTARLSRPGGFYALITSGLGRVPGLGAGFTALTCYFVALISVYALGGIAFDSMVQSLLNGPEVAWWVYALFMLVAASALGYFNISFSAKVLTAFLGCELVLMAAYDVSVLAQGGASGIGFDSFTWAQFNTGSVSIGFLFAIGLFGGFEATVIFRDEVKNPLRTIPAATYGVIALLAFMYAMTAWCFINAYGAAAIMDVVTNDLAGSASASVQDYTGQFAYDVATIMLFTSSFALVLAAHNITSRYMFNLAADGIFPKALGEAHVRHVSPHRASVVLSVVSLFTVVVLAVVGVDTATIYARLAGLYSYAFLMLLVFVSLAIGVYLLRGTDRAIGSAVSALVACVILAATLIFATINFDLLTGATGTGKTVLLVIIWGVSVIGAVVAVGLRSARPDVYARIGRQ; encoded by the coding sequence ATGAGTGCGGTCAAAGAGCCTGCCGGTGTCGGGATAGTGGAGACAGATCAGCCACGCGCTTTGCGCGGCAACATGGGCATTCTGGAGCTGATCTTTACGGTCGTGGCCTACAACGGCCCTGTCGTGGTCTTCCTAGGCTTCATCCCGGCCGCGATCTTGCTCGGCAACGGAGTAGGCACTCCAGTGACGATCCTGTTGTGCGGGGTCGTCGTCACGATGGTAGCCGTCGGCCTGCTGAAGATGACGGCACGACTGAGCCGGCCCGGCGGTTTCTACGCGCTGATCACCTCCGGGCTCGGCCGTGTACCGGGCCTTGGAGCGGGTTTCACCGCTCTGACGTGCTATTTCGTTGCGCTCATCAGCGTCTATGCACTCGGCGGCATCGCGTTCGACAGCATGGTCCAGAGCCTGTTGAACGGGCCCGAAGTTGCCTGGTGGGTCTACGCGCTCTTCATGCTTGTCGCGGCCAGCGCACTCGGGTACTTCAACATCAGTTTCTCTGCCAAGGTCCTTACCGCGTTCCTCGGGTGCGAGTTGGTCCTGATGGCGGCCTACGACGTCTCGGTTCTCGCGCAAGGCGGAGCTAGTGGCATCGGATTCGACTCCTTCACCTGGGCTCAGTTCAACACGGGCTCTGTCTCCATCGGCTTCCTGTTTGCTATCGGCCTCTTCGGCGGCTTCGAGGCCACCGTAATTTTCCGCGACGAGGTGAAGAACCCGCTTCGGACCATCCCGGCCGCGACGTACGGCGTCATCGCACTGCTCGCCTTCATGTACGCCATGACGGCGTGGTGTTTCATCAACGCATACGGGGCAGCGGCCATCATGGATGTCGTCACCAACGACCTCGCCGGATCTGCTTCCGCCAGCGTCCAGGACTACACCGGCCAGTTCGCCTACGACGTCGCAACCATCATGCTGTTCACCAGTTCCTTCGCGCTCGTCCTTGCCGCGCACAACATCACGTCCCGATACATGTTCAACCTGGCTGCCGACGGCATCTTCCCGAAGGCGCTCGGCGAGGCACACGTCCGCCACGTTTCGCCGCATCGTGCCTCGGTGGTCCTCTCGGTAGTCTCACTGTTCACGGTTGTGGTCTTGGCAGTGGTCGGTGTGGACACCGCAACCATCTACGCCAGACTCGCGGGTCTCTACAGCTATGCATTCCTCATGCTGCTGGTCTTCGTCTCGCTCGCCATCGGCGTGTACCTCCTGCGAGGCACGGACCGCGCGATTGGGTCCGCCGTCAGCGCGCTCGTCGCCTGCGTGATCCTGGCCGCGACGTTGATCTTCGCGACCATCAACTTTGACCTTCTCACCGGCGCAACCGGCACCGGCAAGACTGTGCTGCTGGTCATCATTTGGGGCGTCAGCGTCATTGGCGCAGTCGTCGCAGTCGGCTTGCGAAGCGCTCGCCCGGATGTGTACGCACGAATCGGTCGCCAATGA